TATCGGTTGAATCGTGGTGGTGAAAACTTTGGGAAAACAGCGCCAGAAAGTATATTCCAAACAGGAGTTTGGAAATAAAACTTTTCAGATTTCTGCTTTCTTTAAAAACCATGGATCAAAATTATAAAAATAATTTAAAAAAGCACATTAAAGTTTGCTTAAATGCGCTTTTAAATTATTTGCAGTATGTTGTAGAAGTAAATTTCTTTTTAAAGGATTCGACAATAAACAGTTCACAATCAGAAAATTAAATAATCTGGGTCCCCAAGTATTCCCATTCCTGTAAGGCCACATCCAGCTCTTCTTTTGCTTTATTGTAGGATTCCAGGGTTTCATCAGACGGGTTTTCTTTGGTAAATGAGGCTTCCATCTGTTCTATCTTTATTTCAAGCTCAGAAATCTGTTCTTCTACTTTTTTAATCTTATTCTGGATGTTTTTCTGCTCCTTGCTTACGATTACTGAAGACTGGCTGTTGTTTTCTGCAGGTTTTTCCGCTTTTTTAACCTCAGCTTTAGGTTCATCACCGCGAAGTTTCGCTTTTTCCGCAGAGATTTCCCTGATGCTCTCTTTCTGCCTGAACTCAAGATATTCATTGATATCACCCAGGAATTCTTTCATATGCCCGTCACGGAATTCATAAATCTTGTCACAGAGGCCCTGCAGAAATTCCCTGTCGTGAGAAATGACAATTAGCGTACCTTCAAATTTCTGAAGTGCCAGCTTAATGATTTCCTTAGACTGAATATCCAGGTGATTGGTAGGCTCATCCATAATCAGCGTATTGAACGGGCGCAAAAGCAGTTTACACAGTGCCAGACGGTTTCTTTCCCCTCCGGAAAGCACTTTTGTCTTCTTGTTGACCGCTTCCCCCTGGAAAAGGAAAGATCCTAACAGATCCCTTACTCTGGGCCTTGTTTCTTCGGTTGCCGCATCTTCGGCTTCTTCCTGGACGGTTTTATTGGGCGTTAAAACTTCCTCCTGATTCTGTGCAAAGTAACCGATATTTACGTTGTGGCCTAAATTCCAGGTCCCGGAATGGTCTTTAATATCGCCGGCAAGAATTTTCGCCAGCGTTGTTTTACCTTGTCCGTTCTGTCCTAAAAGAGCAATCCTGTCGCCACGCTGGACGATGAAGTCTACATCATCAAAAATCTGCTTCTGCCCGTACGCTTTCCCCAGGTTTTCAGCCTCGAAGATTACTTTTCCGGGAACTACAGACTGAACGAAACGGATATTGAATTTTGACACATCTTCATTATCCACTTCAATACGATCTATCTTATCCAGTTTTTTGATCAATGACTGGGCAAAAGATGCTTTGGTAGCACTGGCACGGAACTTATTGATATTGTCTTCCATCTGCTTGATTTCCGCATCCTGGTTCTTTTTTGCCTGGATCAGTTTTTCACGGCGGTCTTCGCGCATTACCAGATATTTGGAATAATTGGCCTTGTAATCATCCACTTTTCTGTTATTCACATCAAAAGTCCGGTTGCAGACAGCGGTCATAAACTGTTTATCGTGACTTACCAGAAGGATCGCTCCGGGATAATCTTTCAGAAAGTTCTCCAGCCAGATAATGGATTCCATATCCAGGTGATTGGTAGGCTCATCGAGAAGCATTAAATCATTTTTCTGAAGAAGCAGTTTAGCCAGTTCGATCCTCATTCTCCACCCGCCGGAAAATTCGTCGGTTATTTTATGGAAATCATCTGCTTTAAAACCTAAACCGAACAATACTTTTTCGATATCACCTTCCAGATTATAGGCATCATGATGCATGAGAAGGTCATTCAGATCGGTCATTCTGTTAATCAGATCTGTATAAGCATCGCTTTCATAGTCGGTTCTTACCGTCATCTGATGATTTATTTCTTCCAGTTCTTCTTTCCATGCATTGATCTGTTCAAAGGCCTGCATGGTTTCATTCCAAACCGTTCTTCCCTTCACGAAATCAAGATCCTGCTTTAAAAAGCCGATGGTAATGTTTCCTTCGGGGACCACATTTCCTTCGTAGAATGTAATTTCTCCGGAAAGTATCTTTAACAAAGTGGATTTACCGGCACCGTTTTTACCGACCAATCCAATTTTATCATCTTTTTTGATTGTGAAATTCACATTTTGAAACAGATAATTTCCTGAGTGATGTAATCCTAAACCTTGAACCGAAAGCATGTGTAAATGAATAATTAAAAGTGAATAATGTCTATTGAATATTTCAAGGCGCAAAAATACGCAAAAAGAAATGAATCGCAGGCATTAAGATCAGGGATCGGCTTAGAATTAATATTAAGAATAAAAAGAGCTGCCCGTTAAAGACAGCTCCACACCTAAATTTAAAACTGAAAAAGTACTAACATTTGTTATAAAGGTTTTCTTTAATCAATATCGTACGACTCCAATTATCGTTATTCGGAGTATTCATGCCGTATGCATAATCTACTACAGAATTTTCCACATGATGTATTTCTGAGCGTAATTTCAACTGGTTTGCACTGAACTGGTCGTCAGAATGTGTAGGCACATTCAGTCCGTTATTAATAAATTCTGCATGGGCCCCTTCTTTTGAATGAATCAGACCGGCATGGAACAACCCGAAATTAGCCGAAATATGGGTGTAATCCACCAGTTTTTCGTAACTGTACTCCGGTTTCAGTTCCGCAGAAAGATTTTCTGCATAAGCCTCCAATGCGCAGTAAAGTTCTGCCAGATACGGATGCTTTTTTTCGTCTATCAGAAAATCGGATTCACTAAAATCATCGATAAAGACCTGATGATCAAGGTTGGATTCTTTCACCATTAATCTCCCGTAGATCCTGGAAATCTCACTGTATACGAGATCTCTTTCAAGATATGCCTGGGAAAAAAAATCTCTCCGCTCTATGTTTACCTGCTCTAAAAGATGATCCCAGATGCTTTTCCCGGCTGTACCGGCTGATGTTTCCCTGATGTTTTCCACATAGGAAACAAGTTCATTGCTGCTGACAAAATCAGGAGAGATATATACGGATTCTGAACCTTCCAAATAACCTCCGCCAACGTCCGCATGGGCTCCGGGAACAAAAATTTCCTTCCACACAGCATTTTTCCTTTCATATTTTGTGTCTGCCAGTTCCCGGGATTCTTCAAAAAATCCGGTTAGCGGGAAAAAATACCGGCATTCATTCAGAGAACAAAGGTGAAGTGCTTTTTCTATCAAAGGTAAAAGGGTAACATTATATTCACTGAAGGCAGAAGACTCCACGGTATCAAAAACCCCCAGAAACTTTACTGTAATATCCGCCTGCATGGCTGGCTCCGGCTTCAGCAGCTCGTGGCAGAAATGCCTGGCCAGCATAGCACCCCTGCTGAATCCGTAAACGTACAATGCATAGCTCCTGTTTTTGTCAGCCGTTAAGTTTTTGATAAAAGAAAAGGCCTTTTCAAGCTTATCATCGGAAGAATAACCCTGGGATTTCCCGGGATTGCGGCAGGTAGCCATTGCAAAATCGCTGTCTTCCTGATCCGTTACCGTCCCTATTCCTTCAATATATATTTTCTCATCACCATCAAAAAGCCCAAACATCTTATAGATATTGGTTGCATTGCCGTAATAACTTTCATTATTAGACTGAGGCTTCCGGGAAGCTGTTGCGTTGATCCCGTTGTTTCCGGTTCCGTCGAAAAAAATTCCGACAGTGATGATATTATTTTTCATCTACTTTGTGGCTTTATCTTTAATTTTCATTAACAGTTTAATGCTTATTAAATGAATTCCTCAAAGTAACGGTGAAAAAGAGCAGGATTATAGCGTATAAAGTACCAAATAAAAAATTCCGTATTTCTACGGAATCAGATTTTATCTAAGGAGTATATATTATTAATAATGGCATAGATTACAATTCCGACGGTATTTTTAGCCCCTATCTTTTCGACAATCCGCTGCCTGTGGCTTTCTACGGTTCTCGGGCTTATAAATAATTTCTCGGCAATCTCGTTGTTGGTGTATTCCTGGCAGATCAGCTTTACAACATCCTTTTCACGGTCTGAAAGTTCGTCATCCATATCAAAAAGCGTCCTTTTTTTGGTAGGGCTGTTCATGTAGGAAAAGATCATCTGATGGTCTTCGGGCGTGAAGAAAATCCCGTTTTTATACACCATGGTGATTGCTTCTATAAAAGCGTTTCTGTTTGAGTTTTTAGGCAGGAAGGCCGATACTCCAAGTTTCACCATATATCCCAGAATGGTTGTTTTATAGTGTGAGGAAAGGATGATGATCTTGAGGTCCGGATACTTTTCTTTCAGGATCTCGACCAGTTCAAAACCGTTCATGGGCTGCATCTGAACATCCACCAAAGCAATATCGGGGAAATCTTCCTTTGAAACGTTCTCTAAAATCTGTAAAAAATCCGGCCCGTTGTTGGATGTGAAGCCGACAGTAATATTCTGCTCGGATGACAGTAACATCTTTACGCCTTCAACGATCAGCTGTTCGTCATCAATCAGTGCTATTTTGATCTGGAAATTCATTGTTGTATGGAATTTTAATAATTAAACGGCTGCCTTCATTTAAAACATTTTTCCATTTGTAGGCCGCATTCATGGATTTTATTCTGGATTCGATGTTCTTTATTCCCATTCCTTTTTTCACTTCTTCATATTCAAAACTCTGGCCGTTGTCTGAAATAACCACCCCGAGGTAATCTTTATAATCCTTAATATAAATCCGGACTTTTGATGCTTCCGAATGCTTCAGGACATTGGTGGTAAATTCCTGGATGATCCTGTACAGCTGTACTTCTATAAATATATTTTTCTTCTGGAATTTCGGGCTTACAGTCAGCGAAATATTGATTCTCCCGGACAGGTTGGCAATCAGTTCCTCTATGTACAATACCAGCCCTACGGCCTCCAGGTTGACGGGATACAGGGAATGCGAAATGCTTCTTGCGGAATCGATCAGGGAAGACATCTGTGTTGTGATATTTTTCTTGATCAGCTCATCTCCTTTCGTATCCAGGTTGTTCAGCCATAAGGAAAGGATGTTCAGGCGGTTCCCTATGTCATCATGAATCATTACGGCAATCCTTTTTCTTTCGGATTCCTGAGCCTTGATATTTTCCAGGGCCAGTTTTTTCTGATGCTGAACTTCCGCTTCATACTGTGCTTTTTTTTCCCTGATAATTCTTTGGATAAAGCTTCTGTACGCCAGGAGAATAAAAGACATGATGATTACCAGTACGGCAATCAGTGCAATGAAAAAGGTGATATTTAATGTTATTTCTTTAATTTTAAAAAGGTATAAATCATGGATATATAAAGAAACGCACAAAGAATATTATTAATACTCCAGATAAGTTCGACCTGTTCCGTAGTAAATTTGGGCAGCTGACGAATGAGGAAAAAAAGGAAAACCGATAATCCGTAATAAAGAAAAATCAGGCTGTCTGCCGGAATAAACCGGTCATCATTCCTGGTGTTCTTAATTTCCATCAGCAGGGCATAACCGGCAAAGCAGATGATGATGATGTTGGAAATTACTTTTTTTACTTCATTTGGAATAATCCCCAGATCCAGCAGGAAAAAGCCTGCCAGCAAAGCAACCGGGATATAGCAGATCCGGGATAAGCCCAGTTTTTTGATGAAGAGGATTCCCAGAACCAAAAAGTCCCCGGCAACATAATAAGGAAACAGGAAGCCTAAATCATTTAC
The sequence above is a segment of the Chryseobacterium sp. JJR-5R genome. Coding sequences within it:
- a CDS encoding sensor histidine kinase, with the protein product MCVSLYIHDLYLFKIKEITLNITFFIALIAVLVIIMSFILLAYRSFIQRIIREKKAQYEAEVQHQKKLALENIKAQESERKRIAVMIHDDIGNRLNILSLWLNNLDTKGDELIKKNITTQMSSLIDSARSISHSLYPVNLEAVGLVLYIEELIANLSGRINISLTVSPKFQKKNIFIEVQLYRIIQEFTTNVLKHSEASKVRIYIKDYKDYLGVVISDNGQSFEYEEVKKGMGIKNIESRIKSMNAAYKWKNVLNEGSRLIIKIPYNNEFPDQNSTD
- a CDS encoding response regulator transcription factor — translated: MNFQIKIALIDDEQLIVEGVKMLLSSEQNITVGFTSNNGPDFLQILENVSKEDFPDIALVDVQMQPMNGFELVEILKEKYPDLKIIILSSHYKTTILGYMVKLGVSAFLPKNSNRNAFIEAITMVYKNGIFFTPEDHQMIFSYMNSPTKKRTLFDMDDELSDREKDVVKLICQEYTNNEIAEKLFISPRTVESHRQRIVEKIGAKNTVGIVIYAIINNIYSLDKI
- a CDS encoding DUF2235 domain-containing protein gives rise to the protein MKNNIITVGIFFDGTGNNGINATASRKPQSNNESYYGNATNIYKMFGLFDGDEKIYIEGIGTVTDQEDSDFAMATCRNPGKSQGYSSDDKLEKAFSFIKNLTADKNRSYALYVYGFSRGAMLARHFCHELLKPEPAMQADITVKFLGVFDTVESSAFSEYNVTLLPLIEKALHLCSLNECRYFFPLTGFFEESRELADTKYERKNAVWKEIFVPGAHADVGGGYLEGSESVYISPDFVSSNELVSYVENIRETSAGTAGKSIWDHLLEQVNIERRDFFSQAYLERDLVYSEISRIYGRLMVKESNLDHQVFIDDFSESDFLIDEKKHPYLAELYCALEAYAENLSAELKPEYSYEKLVDYTHISANFGLFHAGLIHSKEGAHAEFINNGLNVPTHSDDQFSANQLKLRSEIHHVENSVVDYAYGMNTPNNDNWSRTILIKENLYNKC
- a CDS encoding ABC-F family ATP-binding cassette domain-containing protein; the encoded protein is MLSVQGLGLHHSGNYLFQNVNFTIKKDDKIGLVGKNGAGKSTLLKILSGEITFYEGNVVPEGNITIGFLKQDLDFVKGRTVWNETMQAFEQINAWKEELEEINHQMTVRTDYESDAYTDLINRMTDLNDLLMHHDAYNLEGDIEKVLFGLGFKADDFHKITDEFSGGWRMRIELAKLLLQKNDLMLLDEPTNHLDMESIIWLENFLKDYPGAILLVSHDKQFMTAVCNRTFDVNNRKVDDYKANYSKYLVMREDRREKLIQAKKNQDAEIKQMEDNINKFRASATKASFAQSLIKKLDKIDRIEVDNEDVSKFNIRFVQSVVPGKVIFEAENLGKAYGQKQIFDDVDFIVQRGDRIALLGQNGQGKTTLAKILAGDIKDHSGTWNLGHNVNIGYFAQNQEEVLTPNKTVQEEAEDAATEETRPRVRDLLGSFLFQGEAVNKKTKVLSGGERNRLALCKLLLRPFNTLIMDEPTNHLDIQSKEIIKLALQKFEGTLIVISHDREFLQGLCDKIYEFRDGHMKEFLGDINEYLEFRQKESIREISAEKAKLRGDEPKAEVKKAEKPAENNSQSSVIVSKEQKNIQNKIKKVEEQISELEIKIEQMEASFTKENPSDETLESYNKAKEELDVALQEWEYLGTQII